The following proteins are encoded in a genomic region of Panthera leo isolate Ple1 chromosome F2, P.leo_Ple1_pat1.1, whole genome shotgun sequence:
- the OPLAH gene encoding 5-oxoprolinase — protein sequence MGSPEGRFHFAIDRGGTFTDVFAQCPGGQVRVLKLLSEDPANYADAPTEGIRRILEQEGGVLLPRDQPLDTSRIASIRMGTTVATNALLERRGERVALLVTRGFRDLLHVGTQAREDLFDLAVPMPEVLYEEVLEVDERVVLYRGEPGAGTPVKGRTGDLLEVQQPVDLGALRGKLEGLLSRGVRSLAVVLMHSYTWAQHEQQVGALARELGFTHVSLSSDTMPMVRIVPRGHTACADAYLTPTIQRYVQGFRRGFQGQFKDVQVLFMRSDGGLAPMESFSGSRAVLSGPAGGVVGYSATTYRVEGGQPVIGFDMGGTSTDVSRYAGEFEHVFEASTAGVTLQAPQLDINTVAAGGGSRLFFRSGLFVVGPESAGAHPGPACYRKGGPVTVTDANLVLGRLLPASFPCIFGPGEDQPLSSEASRKALEAVAAEVNSFLTNGPCPASPLSLEEVAMGFVRVANEAMCRPIRALTQARGHDPSAHVLACFGGAGGQHACAIARALGMDTVHIHRHSGLLSALGLALADVVHEAQEPCSLPYAPETFVQLDQRLSRLEEQCVDALRAQGFPRSQISTEGFLHLRYQGTDCALMVSAHQHPATARSPRAGDFGAAFVERYMREFGFVIPERPVVVDDVRVRGTGRSGLRLEDVPRAQTGPPRIDKVTQCYFEGGYQETPVYLLGELAYGHKLQGPCLIIDSNSTILVEPGCQAEVTDTGDIRISVGAEVPSLVGAQLDPIHLSIFSHRFMSIAEQMGRILQRTAISTNIKERLDFSCALFGPDGGLVSNAPHIPVHLGAMQETVQFQIQHLGADLHPGDVLLSNHPSAGGSHLPDLTVITPVFWPGQTRPVFYVASRGHHADIGGITPGSMPPHSTTLQQEGAVFLSFKLVQGGVFQEEAVTEALQAPGKIPGCSGTRNLHDNLSDLRAQVAANQKGIQLVGELIGQYGLDVVQAYMGHIQANAELAVRDMLRAFGTSRQARGLPLEVSAEDHMDDGSPIRLRVQINLSQGSAVFDFSGTGPEVFGNLNAPRAITLSALIYCLRCLVGRDIPLNQGCLAPVRVVIPRGCILDPSPEAAVVGGNVLTSQRVVDVILGAFGACAASQGCMNNVTLGNAHMGYYETVAGGAGAGPGWHGRSGVHSHMTNTRITDPEILESRYPVILRRFELRQGSGGRGRFRGGDGVVRELLFREEALLSVLTERRAFRPYGLHGGEPGARGLNLLIRKDGRTVNLGGKTSVPVFPGDVFCLHTPGGGGYGDPEDPAPPPGSPPQPPAFSERGSVYEYRRAQEAV from the exons ATGGGCAGCCCCGAGGGGCGTTTCCATTTCGCCATCGACCGTGGAGGCACCTTCACAGATGTCTTTGCCCAGTGCCCCGGGGGGCAAGTGAGGGTCTTGAAGCTGCTCTCAGAGGACCCCGCCAACTATGCAGACGCCCCTACTGAGGGCATCCGCCGCATCCTGGAGCAG GAAGGAGGCGTGCTGTTGCCGCGGGACCAGCCGCTGGACACCAGCCGCATTGCCAGCATCCGCATGGGCACCACGGTGGCCACCAACGCGTTGCTGGAGCGGCGGGGGGAGCGGGTGGCGCTGCTGGTGACACGTGGCTTCCGAGACCTGCTGCACGTGGGCACCCAGGCCCGAGAGGACCTCTTTGACCTG gcTGTGCCCATGCCTGAGGTGCTGTACGAAGAGGTGCTGGAGGTGGACGAGCGTGTGGTGCTGTATCGCGGGGAGCCAGGTGCAGGGACACCTGTCAAAG GCCGCACGGGGGACCTGCTGGAGGTGCAGCAGCCTGTGGACCTTGGGGCTCTGCGTGGGAAGCTGGAGGGACTCCTGTCCCGAGGCGTCCGCAGCCTGGCCGTGGTGCTCATGCACTCCTACAC GTGGGCCCAGCATGAGCAGCAGGTGGGCGCACTGGCCCGGGAGCTGGGCTTCACCCACGTGTCACTGTCCTCGGACACCATGCCCATGGTGCGCATCGTGCCTCGGGGGCACACGGCCTGTGCCGACGCCTACCTTACCCCCACCATCCAGCGTTACGTGCAGGGTTTCCGCCGTGGCTTCCAGGGCCAGTTCAAG GACGTGCAGGTGCTGTTCATGCGCTCCGATGGTGGCCTGGCGCCCATGGAGTCCTTCAGCGGCTCCCGGGCTGTGCTCTCTGGCCCTGCTGGGGGTGTGGTTGGCTACTCAGCCACCACCTACCGGGTGGAAGGCGGCCAGCCCGTCATCGGCTTTGACATGGGAG gcaCATCCACCGACGTGAGCCGCTACGCTGGGGAGTTTGAGCATGTCTTTGAGGCCAGCACGGCTGGTGTCACCCTCCAGGCCCCTCAGCTGGACATCAACACAGTGGCAGCTGGTGGGGGCTCCCGCCTCTTCTTCAG GTCCGGCCTCTTTGTGGTGGGCCCTGAGTCTGCAGGAGCCCATCCTGGCCCCGCCTGCTACCGCAAAG GGGGCCCCGTGACAGTGACGGATGCTAATCTGGTTCTGGGTCGCCTactgcctgcctccttcccctgcaTTTTTGGGCCGGGAGAGGACCAGCCACTGTCCTCTGAGGCCTCCCGAAAGGCCCTGGAGGCTGTGGCCGCTGAGGTCAACAGCTTCCTGACCAACGGGCCTTGCCCGGCCTCCCCGCTGAGCCTGGAGGAGGTAGCCATGGGGTTCGTGCGTGTGGCCAACGAGGCCATGTGCCGGCCCATCCGCGCACTCACGCAG GCAAGAGGCCACGACCCCTCGGCCCACGTGCTGGCTTGCTTTGGGGGAGCCGGCGGGCAGCACGCGTGCGCCATTGCCCGGGCCCTGGGCATGGACACCGTGCACATTCACAG GCACAGCGGGCTGCTGTCAGCGCTGGGGCTGGCCCTGGCGGACGTGGTGCACGAGGCACAGGAGCCGTGTTCCTTGCCCTACGCGCCTGAGACCTTTGTGCAGCTGGACCAGAGGCTGAGCCGCCTGGAGGAGCAGTGTGTGGACGCCCTGCGGGCCCAGGGCTTTCCCAG GTCCCAGATCAGCACCGAGGGCTTCCTGCATCTGCGCTACCAGGGCACAGACTGCGCCCTCATGGTGTCTGCCCACCAGCACCCGGCCACTGCCCGCTCGCCCCGTGCTGGCGACTTTGGGGCCGCCTTTGTGGAGAG GTACATGAGAGAGTTTGGCTTCGTCATCCCTGAGCGGCCGGTGGTGGTGGACGACGTGCGTGTGAGGGGCACTGGTCGCAGCGGCCTTCGCCTCGAGGATGTTCCCAGAGCTCAGACCGGGCCTCCCCGCATAGACAAG GTGACCCAGTGCTACTTTGAGGGGGGCTACCAGGAGACCCCTGTGTACCTGCTGGGAGAGCTGGCCTATGGGCACAAGCTTCAGGGGCCCTGCCTCATCATCGACAGCAACAG CACCATCCTGGTGGAGCCAGGCTGCCAGGCAGAGGTGACTGATACCGGGGACATCCGCATCTCTGTGGGGGCTGAAGTCCCGAGCCTGGTGGGCGCCCAGCTTGAccccatccacctgtccatcttCTCTCACCGCTTCATGAGCATTGCTG AGCAGATGGGCCGCATCCTGCAGCGCACAGCCATCTCCACCAACATCAAGGAGCGTCTGGACTTCTCCTGTGCCCTCTTCGGGCCCGATGGGGGGCTGGTATCCAACGCCCCCCACATCCCCGTGCACCTGGGCGCCATGCAGGAGACCGTACAGTTCCAG ATCCAGCACCTGGGGGCCGACCTCCACCCTGGTGACGTGCTGCTGAGCAACCACCCGAGCGCTGGGGGCAGCCACCTGCCAGACCTGACCGTCATCACCCCG GTGTTTTGGCCGGGTCAGACTCGGCCTGTGTTCTACGTGGCAAGCCGTGGGCACCATGCGGACATTGGGGGCATCACGCCGGGCTCCATGCCTCCCCACTCCACCACACTGCAGCAGGAGGGCGccgtctttctgtctttcaaactCGTCCAGGGAGGAGTCTTCCAAGAGGAGG CGGTAACTGAGGCCCTGCAGGCCCCAGGCAAGATTCCCGGCTGCAGCGGCACGAGGAACTTGCACGACAACCTGTCAGACCTCCGCGCCCAGGTGGCCGCCAACCAGAAGGGCATCCAGCTGGTGGGAGAGCTCATCGGGCAGTACGGCCTGGATGTGGTGCAGGCCTACATGGGCCACATTCAG GCGAACGCGGAGCTGGCTGTGCGAGATATGCTGCGGGCCTTCGGAACCTCCCGGCAGGCCCGAGGCCTGCCCCTGGAGGTGTCAGCAGAGGACCACATGGACGATGGTTCCCCCATCCGGCTCCGCGTGCAGATCAACCTGAGTCAG GGCAGCGCAGTGTTTGACTTCAGCGGCACGGGGCCTGAGGTGTTCGGCAACCTCAACGCTCCGCGGGCCATCACGCTGTCCGCCCTCATCTACTGCCTGCGGTGCCTGGTGGGCCGCGACATCCCGCTCAACCAG GGCTGCCTGGCGCCAGTGCGCGTCGTGATTCCCAGAGGCTGCATTCTGGATCCGTCCCCCGAAGCGGCCGTGGTGGGTGGCAACGTGCTCACGTCGCAGCGCGTGGTGGACGTCATCCTGGGGGCCTTTGGGGCCTGCGCCGCCTCCCAG GGCTGCATGAACAACGTGACCCTGGGCAACGCCCACATGGGCTACTACGAGACGGTggcgggcggcgcgggggcgGGCCCCGGCTGGCACGGGCGCAGCGGCGTGCACAGCCACATGACCAACACGCGCATCACCGACCCCGAGATCCTGGAGAGCAG GTACCCAGTCATCCTGCGCCGCTTCGAGCTGAGGCAGGGGTCCGGGGGCCGCGGGCGCTTCCGAGGCGGCGACGGCGTCGTCCGCGAGCTGCTCTTCCGCGAGGAGGCGCTGCTGTCCGTGCTGACCGAGCGTCGCGCCTTCCGGCCATACGGCCTCCACG GGGGCGAGCCCGGAGCCCGGGGCCTAAACCTGCTGATTCGCAAGGACGGCCGGACGGTGAATCTGGGCGGAAAGACGTCGGTGCCCGTGTTCCCCGGG GACGTGTTCTGCCTCCACACACCAGGCGGGGGTGGCTACGGGGACCCGGAGGACCCCGCCCCACCGCCG